The genomic region TCAGGAATTCTTTAGAGACCCTGAGGCTTCAGACCCAAGAAAGGAGAAGGCAAGCAACCACCatatactgaaatatttgttttttctcctctagGTATTGCTATCCCAGTTCCTATCAGAGGCATTGAAGATGGAAATGGAAACTCTACAAACATCACGTGTCTTCTGACGCCCGATCGTTTTCATGACTTTATTCTATATGGATCAGTGGCTGCATTCTTTATTCCCCTAGCTATCATGATAGTCACTTATTTTCTGACAATCCAAGTGCTACGCAAGAAGGCCTACTTGATCAACAAGCCACCTCAACGTTTGACTTGGTCAACGGTGTCCACGGTTTTTCAGCGTGACACAACACCTTCCTACTCACCAGAAAAGGTGGCCATGCTAAACGGCTCCAGAAAGGACAAGACTTTGTCCAACGATATGCCCATCTGCAGAACATCTACAATTGGGAGGAAGTCTATGCAAACCATAACCAATGAACAAAGGGCATCAAAAGTTCTTGggattgtattttttcttttcttgctgatGTGGTGCCCGTTCTTCATAACTAACATAAGTTCAGTCCTGTGCAACTCCTGCAACAAGGAAGTTTTTCAAAAGCTCATGGAGATATTTGTTTGGATAGGATACATTTCCTCGGGAGTGAACCCTCTTGTCTACACACTCTTCAACAAAACATTTAGGGAGGCTTTCAGCAGGTATATCACTTGCAACTATGGGACCACAAAGCCTGCCAAGATCCTTCGGAAGTGTTCCAGCAGGATCTCTTTCAGGAATTCTGTGACAGAAAATTCCAAGCTCTTTGTTATGCACGGGATGAGAAACGGGATTAACCCCATAATGTACCAGAGCCCAATGAGGCTGAGGAATTCACCTATCCAAGCATCATCAGCCATTCTGCTGGACACGTTGCTGctcacagaaaatgaagttgataaaacagaagaacaagtaagctatGTATAGTGGAATGGCAGCCATGTCCATATCATAGGATTACTGTCTGTATTATTCTAGGTAACTGTGCTATAAGAGGTCATAAATactattgttttatttatgcaAGCAATATCTTATAAATTTATAAGAAATCTTCGCCTCCCATTCCGTGATAAACAATGACTATTGCAAAACTGTATCctaaagaaaaagggaaataaataaaagctaaatcaaTGTGAGTATCTAACTTCAGTTCTCATCATC from Anas platyrhynchos isolate ZD024472 breed Pekin duck chromosome 9, IASCAAS_PekinDuck_T2T, whole genome shotgun sequence harbors:
- the HTR2B gene encoding 5-hydroxytryptamine receptor 2B, with amino-acid sequence MSHPLHFLNGSGADNGSLSPLSVTGEPKENYPNDEQGNKVRWAALLFLLVIIPTIGGNILVILAVSLEKKLQYATNYFLTSLAVADLLVGLFVMPIALLIILFDNAWPLPAALCPIWLFLDVLFSTASIMHLCAISLDRYIAIKKPIQASQYNSWATTIIKIIIVWLISIGIAIPVPIRGIEDGNGNSTNITCLLTPDRFHDFILYGSVAAFFIPLAIMIVTYFLTIQVLRKKAYLINKPPQRLTWSTVSTVFQRDTTPSYSPEKVAMLNGSRKDKTLSNDMPICRTSTIGRKSMQTITNEQRASKVLGIVFFLFLLMWCPFFITNISSVLCNSCNKEVFQKLMEIFVWIGYISSGVNPLVYTLFNKTFREAFSRYITCNYGTTKPAKILRKCSSRISFRNSVTENSKLFVMHGMRNGINPIMYQSPMRLRNSPIQASSAILLDTLLLTENEVDKTEEQVSYV